One region of Solanum pennellii chromosome 6, SPENNV200 genomic DNA includes:
- the LOC107022564 gene encoding aquaporin TIP2-1, which yields MPCIALGRFDDSLNCGSIKAYLAEFISTLLFVFAGVGSAIAYNKLTADAALDPAGLVAVAVCHGFALFVAVSIGANISGGHVNPAVTFGLALGGQITLLTGLFYWVAQLLGAIVACCLLKFVAGGLTVPIHGVAAGVGATEGVVMEIITTFALVYTVYATAADPKKGSLGTIAPIAIGFIVGANILAAGPFSGGSMNPARSFGPAVISGNFAGNWIYWVGPLIGGGLAGLIYSNVFMNYGDHVPLSSDF from the exons ATGCCTTGTATAGCTTTAGGACGTTTTGACGATTCGCTCAATTGTGGGTCTATTAAGGCCTATCTTGCTGAATTTATCTCCACCTTGCTTTTCGTCTTCGCCGGTGTTGGTTCTGCCATTGCCTACA ATAAGTTGACAGCAGATGCTGCTCTTGATCCTGCCGGACTAGTTGCGGTAGCAGTTTGCCATGGATTTGCTCTCTTCGTGGCCGTTTCTATTGGTGCTAACATCTCCGGTGGTCACGTTAACCCCGCCGTTACTTTTGGTTTAGCTCTTGGAGGCCAAATTACCCTTCTCACCGGCCTATTTTACTGGGTTGCTCAGCTTTTGGGCGCCATTGTTGCTTGCTGCCTCCTCAAGTTTGTTGCCGGAGGATTG ACTGTTCCAATCCACGGTGTGGCAGCTGGTGTAGGAGCTACTGAAGGAGTTGTAATGGAAATTATCACCACATTTGCATTAGTGTACACTGTGTACGCCACAGCAGCTGACCCCAAGAAGGGATCATTGGGTACAATTGCACCTATTGCCATTGGTTTCATTGTTGGTGCTAACATTTTGGCTGCGGGCCCATTCTCCGGAGGTTCAATGAATCCAGCCCGTTCTTTTGGGCCCGCAGTTATTAGTGGCAACTTCGCTGGTAACTGGATTTATTGGGTTGGACCACTCATTGGTGGTGGCTTAGCCGGTTTAATCTATAGCAATGTGTTCATGAACTACGGTGACCATGTTCCTCTCTCTAGcgatttctaa
- the LOC107021053 gene encoding peroxisome biogenesis protein 2, translated as MDRQNLASSSAPRGGATVHPPPQHDAWINTYRNLHPQWQSLLPPQQQSAIPISISRVNQVDAGRLDIEMSAMLKEQLVKVFSLMKPGMLFQYEPELDAFLEFLIWRFSIWVDKPTPGNALMNLRYRDERASEIRGKVRTGLEGPGLTVAQKIWYCVATVGGQYIWARLQSFSAFRRWGDSEQRSLARGVWLLMQRMEGIYKAASFSNLLLFLYTGRFRNLIERALRARLVYGSPNMNRAVSFEYMNRQLVWNEFSELLLLLLPLLNSASVKSFLRPFSKDKSSDSSVDETLCPICQGTPSIPFVAIPCQHRYCYYCLQTRCSASSSFRCPRCGEPVAAMQRHGGLVSNIPQKQ; from the exons ATGGACAGACAAAACCTAGCTTCATCGTCCGCTCCCCGTGGTGGTGCCACTGTCCATCCTCCCCCACAACACGATGCTTGGATCAATACCTACCGGAATTTGCATCCTCAATGGCAATCTCTTCTTCCTCCACAGCAACAG TCAGCCATTCCAATATCAATATCCAGAGTTAATCAGGTAGATGCTGGAAGACTGGACATTGAAATGTCAGCCATGCTAAAAGAGCAGTTGGTTAAGGTCTTTTCTTTGATGAAG CCAGGAATGCTATTTCAATATGAACCAGAACTTGATGCTTTCCTTGAGTTTCTAATCTGGCGATTTTCTATCTGGGTTGATAAGCCTACTCCTGGTAATGCTCTCATGAATCTGAGATACAGAGATGAACGTGCAAGTGAGATTAGAGGAAAAG TGAGGACTGGATTAGAGGGACCAGGACTTACTGTTGCTCAAAAAATATGGTACTGTGTTGCAACAGTTGGTGGTCAATATATATGGGCTCGTCTACAATCATTTTCTGCTTTTCGGAGATGGGGTGACTCTGAGCAG AGGTCCTTGGCGCGTGGAGTGTGGTTGTTAATGCAACGGATGGAGGGGATCTATAAAGCAGCATCTTTTAGCAATTTACTTCTCTTTCTTTACACAGGAAG GTTCAGGAATCTCATTGAAAGAGCTTTAAGAGCTAGACTTGTTTATGGTAGCCCAAATATGAACAGAGCTGTGAGCTTTGAGTACATGAATCGTCAGTTGGTCTGGAATGAATTCTCG GAACTGCTGCTCTTGCTTCTTCCCCTTCTCAATTCAGCATCTGTCAAGAGTTTCCTTCGTCCATTCTCAAAGGACAAatcttcagattcttcagtagatGAAACTTTATGCCCCATCTGCCAGGGAACCCCATCAATTCCATTTGTAGCTATCCCTTGTCAGCATAG GTACTGTTACTACTGTCTTCAAACAAGGTGCTCTGCATCTTCATCGTTTCGTTGCCCCAGATGTGGTGAACCAGTTGCTGCTATGCAACGGCATGGTGGTTTAGTCAGCAACATTCCTCAGAAACAATGA
- the LOC107021619 gene encoding transcription factor bHLH68-like isoform X1 → MMAGNPTNWWSMIMNGNMHPQLSHDQHNSSSSNSNSNSSHFYGAHNPNQEFPRSLSQLLMSGFCGDEEKFGISPFHAAGNSEDQSLNSVHPTSSTANFRVPVADVKPELYHYHHHHHVHNEFQTSSSLQEKLELDTDHFTRPLIASNWSQQDLSSPASSCITTGLSHNLLNFSNNKGEHKHQHPDHNSTECNSTSSGGISKKARVQQSSAQPSLKVRKEKLGDRVTSLHQLVSPFGKTDTASVLSEAIGYIRFLQAQIQALSSPYLGNASGSMGHIPQQSLNFLDGNFLKRRPANKQDSQHKAMDLRSRGLCLVPISCMANIGSDTGADYWAPALGGGF, encoded by the exons ATGATGGCTGGAAACCCTACTAATTGGTGGAGCATGATCATGAATGGAAACATGCATCCACAATTATCTCATGATCAAcataattcttcttcttcaaattctaattcTAATTCTTCACATTTTTATGGAGCTCATAATCCAAATCAAGAGTTTCCTCGTTCATTGAGCCAACTTCTTAT GAGTGGATTTTGTGGTGATGAAGAAAAGTTTGGTATTAGTCCTTTTCATGCTGCCGGGAATTCGGAAGACCAAAGTTTAAATTCCGTCCATCCAACATCATCAACAGCTAATTTTAGGGTTCCTGTTGCTGATGTAAAGCCAGAATtgtatcattatcatcatcatcatcatgtccACAACGAATTTCAAACATCTTCATCACTACAAGAAAAACTCGAATTAGATACTGATCATTTTACCAGGCCTTTAATTGCTTCTAATTGGTCTCAACAAGATTTGTCTTCACCAGCTAGCTCTTGTATTACAACTGGTTTAAGTCATAACCTTTTGAATTTCTCTAACAACAAAGGGGAACATAAGCATCAACATCCAGATCATAATTCAACTGAG TGTAACAGCACAAGCAGTGGTGGGATTAGTAAGAAGGCTAGGGTTCAACAATCTTCAGCTCAACCATCTCTAAAG GTAAGAAAGGAGAAGCTAGGAGATAGAGTAACATCACTCCACCAACTTGTTTCTCCATTTGGAAAG ACTGATACAGCCTCCGTCCTATCAGAAGCTATTGGCTACATCAGATTCCTTCAGGCTCAAATTCAG GCATTAAGCTCACCATACTTGGGCAATGCATCAGGAAGCATGGGTCACATTCCCCAACAATCACTGAAT TTTTTGGATGGTAATTTTCTGAAAAGGAGACCAGCAAATAAGCAG GATTCTCAGCACAAAGCGATGGATTTAAGGAGTAGAGGGTTGTGCTTGGTTCCTATTTCTTGCATGGCAAATATAGGAAGTGACACCGGCGCCGATTATTGGGCTCCAGCTCTCGGAGGAGGATTTTGA
- the LOC107021619 gene encoding transcription factor bHLH68-like isoform X2, whose amino-acid sequence MMAGNPTNWWSMIMNGNMHPQLSHDQHNSSSSNSNSNSSHFYGAHNPNQEFPRSLSQLLMSGFCGDEEKFGISPFHAAGNSEDQSLNSVHPTSSTANFRVPVADVKPELYHYHHHHHVHNEFQTSSSLQEKLELDTDHFTRPLIASNWSQQDLSSPASSCITTGLSHNLLNFSNNKGEHKHQHPDHNSTECNSTSSGGISKKARVQQSSAQPSLKVRKEKLGDRVTSLHQLVSPFGKTDTASVLSEAIGYIRFLQAQIQALSSPYLGNASGSMGHIPQQSLNDSQHKAMDLRSRGLCLVPISCMANIGSDTGADYWAPALGGGF is encoded by the exons ATGATGGCTGGAAACCCTACTAATTGGTGGAGCATGATCATGAATGGAAACATGCATCCACAATTATCTCATGATCAAcataattcttcttcttcaaattctaattcTAATTCTTCACATTTTTATGGAGCTCATAATCCAAATCAAGAGTTTCCTCGTTCATTGAGCCAACTTCTTAT GAGTGGATTTTGTGGTGATGAAGAAAAGTTTGGTATTAGTCCTTTTCATGCTGCCGGGAATTCGGAAGACCAAAGTTTAAATTCCGTCCATCCAACATCATCAACAGCTAATTTTAGGGTTCCTGTTGCTGATGTAAAGCCAGAATtgtatcattatcatcatcatcatcatgtccACAACGAATTTCAAACATCTTCATCACTACAAGAAAAACTCGAATTAGATACTGATCATTTTACCAGGCCTTTAATTGCTTCTAATTGGTCTCAACAAGATTTGTCTTCACCAGCTAGCTCTTGTATTACAACTGGTTTAAGTCATAACCTTTTGAATTTCTCTAACAACAAAGGGGAACATAAGCATCAACATCCAGATCATAATTCAACTGAG TGTAACAGCACAAGCAGTGGTGGGATTAGTAAGAAGGCTAGGGTTCAACAATCTTCAGCTCAACCATCTCTAAAG GTAAGAAAGGAGAAGCTAGGAGATAGAGTAACATCACTCCACCAACTTGTTTCTCCATTTGGAAAG ACTGATACAGCCTCCGTCCTATCAGAAGCTATTGGCTACATCAGATTCCTTCAGGCTCAAATTCAG GCATTAAGCTCACCATACTTGGGCAATGCATCAGGAAGCATGGGTCACATTCCCCAACAATCACTGAAT GATTCTCAGCACAAAGCGATGGATTTAAGGAGTAGAGGGTTGTGCTTGGTTCCTATTTCTTGCATGGCAAATATAGGAAGTGACACCGGCGCCGATTATTGGGCTCCAGCTCTCGGAGGAGGATTTTGA
- the LOC107022574 gene encoding protein PLANT CADMIUM RESISTANCE 8, whose amino-acid sequence MGRVEANNEGETSQAESGTEPATSQPQQFQGVQSVYQSPSHLTIGAPWSTGLFDCHLDQTNAVMTAFLPCVTFGQIAEVLDAGQMTCPLGTFIYMLMMPAVCSQWIMGSKYRTQLRQRYNLVEAPYSDMISHMFCPCCSLCQEFRELRNRGLDPALGWNGIVAQRHYGNQQVNQAPQVQSMSM is encoded by the exons ATGGGAAGAGTTGAAGCAAACAATGAAGGAGAAACCTCTCAGGCAGAGAGTGGTACTGAACCAGCTACCTCACAACCTCAACAGTTCCAAGGAGTACAAAGTGTGTATCAGTCACCATCACACTTAACAATTGGAGCTCCTTGGAGTACTGGCTTATTTGATTGTCATCTGGACCAAACTAATG CTGTCATGACGGCGTTCTTACCTTGTGTAACATTTGGACAAATAGCAGAAGTCCTTGATGCAGGACAAATGA CATGCCCTTTGGGGACTTTCATATACATGCTGATGATGCCTGCTGTTTGCTCTCAGTGGATCATGGGCTCAAAATATAGAACCCAATTGAGACAAAGATATAATCTAGTGGAAGCTCCTTATTCAGACATGATTTCCCATATGTTCTGTCCATGTTGCTCTCTTTGTCAAGAATTCAGAGAGCTTCGAAACAGGGGACTTGATCCCGCTCTAG GGTGGAATGGTATAGTTGCACAGCGACACTATGGGAACCAACAAGTGAATCAAGCTCCTCAAGTACAATCCATGTCAATGTAA
- the LOC107021019 gene encoding probable plastidic glucose transporter 3 isoform X1: MRGGGLADAYSMYKRASTKDQFTDYEDREENLDRAENGVWKEIGNPSWKRPLPHILVAIISSLLFGYHLGVVNDTLESMSLDLDFSGSTLAEGLVVSTCLGGALLGSIFSGWIADGVGRRRGFQLCALPMIIGASMSAATSTLGVMLLGRLFVGIGMGLGPAVAALYVAEVSPAFVRGTYGSFTQIATCLGLLGSLLIGIPAKDTAGWWRVCFWISTIPAALLAVLMEFCAESPHWLVKRGRIDLAEEELEKLMGAPHVKYAIAEMSKTDKGDEVDNVRFGELLYGRHFKVVFIGSALFALQQLSGINAVFYFSSTVFKKAGVPTDTANTCVGIVNLTGSIIAMMLMDRLGRKVLLIGSFLGMAVATGLQVAAASSFVPSFAVLYLSVGGTLLYVLAFSLGAGPVPSLLLSEIFPGRIRAKAMALCMAAHWVINFLVGLLFLPMLEHLGPQIVYAIFAGFCLFAVAFVKKNVVETKGKTLQEIEFALLPSH, translated from the exons ATGAGAGGTGGTGGTCTTGCAGATGCTTACTCCATGTACAAGCGTGCATCAACTAAAGACCAGTTCACTGATTATGAAGATAGAGAAGAAAATCTAG ATCGTGCCGAAAATGGTGTGTGGAAAGAAATTGGAAACCCCTCATGGAAGCGGCCGTTGCCACATATACTGGTGGCAATTATTTCATCACTCTTGTTTGGCTACCATCTTGG GGTGGTTAATGACACTCTAGAAAGCATGTCTTTGGACCTTGACTTCAGTGGCAGCACCTTGGCAGAAG GTCTAGTTGTGAGTACATGTTTGGGAGGTGCTCTTTTGGGCTCTATATTCAGTGGTTGGATAGCAGATGGGGTTGGTCGTCGGAGAGGCTTTCAACTGTGTGCTCTACCAATGATTATAGGTGCTTCTATGAG TGCTGCAACCAGTACTCTTGGTGTTATGCTTCTTGGAAGGTTATTTGTTGGAATAGGGATGGGCCTTGGCCCTGCTGTTGCTGCTCTCTATGTTGCAGAG GTTTCACCAGCTTTTGTTAGAGGCACTTATGGGAGTTTCACTCAGATCGCCACATGCCTTGGGCTCCTGGGATCTCTTCTCATTGGAATTCCTGCCAAGGATACCGCTGGTTG GTGGCGAGTTTGCTTTTGGATATCCACCATTCCTGCTGCATTACTTGCTGTTTTGATGGAATTCTGTGCCGAGAGTCCTCACTGGCTTGTTAAG AGAGGAAGAATTGATTTAGCTGAAGAAGAGCTTGAAAAGCTTATGGGAGCACCACATGTTAAATATGCCATTGCAGAAATGTCAAAGACAGACAAAGGAGATGAGGTGGATAATGTTAGGTTTGGAGAGCTACTGTATGGTCGTCATTTTAAAG TGGTTTTCATTGGATCTGCCTTATTTGCTTTGCAACAACTATCTGGAATAAATGCTGTATTTTATTTCTCTTCAACTGTGTTTAAGAAGGCTGGAGTACCTACAGACACTGCAAATACATGTGTTGGGATTGTAAACTTAACAG GGTCTATTATTGCAATGATGTTGATGGATAGGCTTGGGAGGAAGGTGCTTCTAATTGGGAGTTTCTTGGGCATG GCAGTCGCAACAGGTCTTCAAGTAGCAGCTGCGAGTTCATTTGTACCAAGCTTTGCAGTATTATACCTATCAGTTGGCGGGACCCTACT GTATGTGTTAGCATTTTCTTTGGGTGCTGGTCCAGTCCCCAGCCTCCTGCTGTCAGAGATATTTCCTGGCCGGATTAGGGCAAAGGCAATGGCTTTATGCATGGCTGCACATTGG GTCATAAATTTTTTGGTCGGTCTTCTGTTTCTGCCAATGCTTGAACATCTTGGACCACAAATAGTTTATGCGATCTTTGCAGGATTTTGCTTGTTCGCAGTGGCCTTTGTGAAAAAGAATGTGGTGGAAACGAAAGGGAAAACATTACAGGAGATTGAGTTTGCCCTTCTTCCATCTCATTAG
- the LOC107021019 gene encoding probable plastidic glucose transporter 3 isoform X2, translated as MRGGGLADAYSMYKRASTKDQFTDYEDREENLDRAENGVWKEIGNPSWKRPLPHILVAIISSLLFGYHLGVVNDTLESMSLDLDFSGSTLAEGLVVSTCLGGALLGSIFSGWIADGVGRRRGFQLCALPMIIGASMSAATSTLGVMLLGRLFVGIGMGLGPAVAALYVAEVSPAFVRGTYGSFTQIATCLGLLGSLLIGIPAKDTAGWWRVCFWISTIPAALLAVLMEFCAESPHWLVKRGRIDLAEEELEKLMGAPHVKYAIAEMSKTDKGDEVDNVRFGELLYGRHFKVVFIGSALFALQQLSGINAVFYFSSTVFKKAGVPTDTANTCVGIVNLTGSIIAMMLMDRLGRKVLLIGSFLGMAVATGLQVAAASSFVPSFAVLYLSVGGTLLS; from the exons ATGAGAGGTGGTGGTCTTGCAGATGCTTACTCCATGTACAAGCGTGCATCAACTAAAGACCAGTTCACTGATTATGAAGATAGAGAAGAAAATCTAG ATCGTGCCGAAAATGGTGTGTGGAAAGAAATTGGAAACCCCTCATGGAAGCGGCCGTTGCCACATATACTGGTGGCAATTATTTCATCACTCTTGTTTGGCTACCATCTTGG GGTGGTTAATGACACTCTAGAAAGCATGTCTTTGGACCTTGACTTCAGTGGCAGCACCTTGGCAGAAG GTCTAGTTGTGAGTACATGTTTGGGAGGTGCTCTTTTGGGCTCTATATTCAGTGGTTGGATAGCAGATGGGGTTGGTCGTCGGAGAGGCTTTCAACTGTGTGCTCTACCAATGATTATAGGTGCTTCTATGAG TGCTGCAACCAGTACTCTTGGTGTTATGCTTCTTGGAAGGTTATTTGTTGGAATAGGGATGGGCCTTGGCCCTGCTGTTGCTGCTCTCTATGTTGCAGAG GTTTCACCAGCTTTTGTTAGAGGCACTTATGGGAGTTTCACTCAGATCGCCACATGCCTTGGGCTCCTGGGATCTCTTCTCATTGGAATTCCTGCCAAGGATACCGCTGGTTG GTGGCGAGTTTGCTTTTGGATATCCACCATTCCTGCTGCATTACTTGCTGTTTTGATGGAATTCTGTGCCGAGAGTCCTCACTGGCTTGTTAAG AGAGGAAGAATTGATTTAGCTGAAGAAGAGCTTGAAAAGCTTATGGGAGCACCACATGTTAAATATGCCATTGCAGAAATGTCAAAGACAGACAAAGGAGATGAGGTGGATAATGTTAGGTTTGGAGAGCTACTGTATGGTCGTCATTTTAAAG TGGTTTTCATTGGATCTGCCTTATTTGCTTTGCAACAACTATCTGGAATAAATGCTGTATTTTATTTCTCTTCAACTGTGTTTAAGAAGGCTGGAGTACCTACAGACACTGCAAATACATGTGTTGGGATTGTAAACTTAACAG GGTCTATTATTGCAATGATGTTGATGGATAGGCTTGGGAGGAAGGTGCTTCTAATTGGGAGTTTCTTGGGCATG GCAGTCGCAACAGGTCTTCAAGTAGCAGCTGCGAGTTCATTTGTACCAAGCTTTGCAGTATTATACCTATCAGTTGGCGGGACCCTACT GTCATAA